A genomic stretch from Herpetosiphonaceae bacterium includes:
- a CDS encoding ABC transporter ATP-binding protein produces the protein MIALRDVRYTYPGEAQPALDGVTLEIAAGEVCAVIGPNGAGKSTLCYTIGGFVPHYFHGDLRGEVLVDGRRTIEHPLGELVKHTGLVFHNPLNQISGARFTVREELAFGLENLGVQRDEMLPRIAAALDLVGIAHLAERSPFELSGGQQQRVALASILVMGPRVLLLDEPTSQLDPLGTKEVFAAIKALSRTGVTVVLVEHKPELIAEFADHVIVLHGGRIQMQGPPRAVLSHPDLPALGVSVSRYTEAARAGLARGLWPADLPLPVTLDQAARGFGAGRLPLRDRSAPQPQRSTEAE, from the coding sequence ATGATCGCGCTGCGTGACGTGCGCTATACCTATCCCGGTGAGGCGCAGCCCGCGCTGGATGGTGTGACGCTGGAGATCGCGGCAGGCGAGGTCTGCGCGGTGATCGGGCCGAACGGCGCGGGCAAATCGACGCTATGCTACACGATCGGGGGCTTCGTGCCGCACTATTTTCACGGCGACCTGCGCGGCGAGGTGCTGGTCGACGGGCGGCGGACGATCGAGCATCCGCTTGGCGAGCTGGTCAAGCATACCGGGCTGGTCTTTCATAATCCGCTCAACCAGATCTCCGGCGCGCGCTTCACCGTGCGCGAGGAGCTGGCCTTTGGCCTGGAAAACCTGGGCGTCCAGCGCGACGAGATGCTGCCACGGATCGCGGCGGCGCTCGATCTTGTGGGGATCGCGCATCTGGCCGAGCGCTCGCCGTTCGAGCTATCGGGCGGGCAGCAGCAGCGCGTGGCGCTGGCCTCGATCTTGGTGATGGGGCCGCGTGTGCTGCTGCTCGACGAGCCGACCTCGCAGCTCGATCCGCTGGGCACTAAAGAGGTCTTTGCCGCGATCAAAGCGCTGAGTCGCACGGGCGTGACGGTGGTGCTGGTGGAGCATAAGCCGGAGCTTATCGCCGAGTTCGCCGATCACGTGATCGTGCTGCATGGTGGCCGCATCCAGATGCAGGGGCCGCCGCGCGCCGTGCTGTCGCACCCGGATCTGCCCGCGCTCGGCGTGAGCGTGTCGCGCTATACGGAGGCGGCGCGGGCAGGTCTGGCGCGTGGCCTGTGGCCCGCCGATCTGCCGCTGCCGGTGACGCTGGACCAGGCGGCGCGCGGCTTTGGGGCGGGCCGGCTGCCACTGCGGG
- a CDS encoding energy-coupling factor transporter transmembrane component T — MIALYQPRASAVHRLHPLTKLTISFGLIALALGVAVDWAPLALFVLVLIPLSVAARVARPFLGTSLRLLLPFALSLFVIQSLFFPEGSTVIARLGPLAVKAEGVRFAFAATVRILLITGALLLTLLTTHPGVLMSALAQKGLPPNLAYVIVTTLQIVPQMRERANLIVDAQRARGLETQGSLLRRTRALLPLLGPLVLGALLDVEERTLALEARAFSATTPKTSLFELPDPLYERLLRWAILLAILAVVGLRLAEALR, encoded by the coding sequence ATGATCGCGCTCTACCAGCCGCGCGCGAGCGCTGTTCATCGGCTGCATCCGCTGACCAAGCTGACGATCAGCTTTGGGCTGATCGCGCTGGCGCTGGGCGTGGCGGTCGACTGGGCTCCGCTGGCGCTCTTTGTCCTGGTGCTGATCCCGCTGAGCGTTGCGGCGCGAGTGGCGCGGCCTTTCCTGGGCACCAGCCTGCGCCTGCTGCTGCCGTTCGCGCTCTCGCTCTTTGTGATCCAGAGCCTGTTCTTTCCCGAAGGCAGCACGGTCATTGCGCGGCTCGGCCCGCTGGCGGTCAAGGCCGAGGGCGTGCGCTTTGCCTTTGCCGCGACGGTGCGGATTCTGCTGATCACGGGCGCGCTGCTGCTGACGCTGCTGACGACCCATCCGGGCGTGCTGATGTCGGCGCTGGCGCAGAAGGGCCTGCCCCCGAATCTGGCCTATGTGATCGTCACGACGCTCCAGATTGTGCCGCAGATGCGCGAGCGGGCAAACCTGATCGTAGATGCGCAGCGGGCACGCGGCCTGGAGACGCAGGGCTCGCTTCTGCGGCGCACGCGGGCGCTCCTGCCGCTGCTGGGGCCGCTGGTGCTGGGCGCGCTGCTGGATGTCGAGGAGCGTACGCTGGCGCTTGAGGCGCGGGCCTTTAGCGCGACGACGCCCAAGACGAGCCTCTTCGAGCTGCCCGATCCGCTGTACGAGCGGCTGCTACGCTGGGCGATCCTGCTGGCGATTCTGGCGGTCGTCGGGCTGCGGCTGGCGGAGGCGCTGCGATGA